The following proteins are co-located in the Triticum dicoccoides isolate Atlit2015 ecotype Zavitan unplaced genomic scaffold, WEW_v2.0 scaffold173739, whole genome shotgun sequence genome:
- the LOC119344567 gene encoding transcription initiation factor TFIID subunit 5-like — translation MDLARSLRENKFRIKLCEYSYELLLQYLQKTQALVMLGIINERIIFEVSAGQPSLISDDADVVSLVGTSKDLAKQINQKEVHWGLLEDSVEERMEKALSDSDRAEAESKDADAEDNNKKKSSEGGKQGGPLNKKLKKDKLVGATGKNTKSETSMISAAPRVKPELTLPATPVEVEQSILEDLRNRAQLNYLALPSVSFYTFLNTHNG, via the exons ATGGATCTGGCCCGATCTTTAAGGGAAAATAAATTCAGAATTAAATTATGTGAG TATTCATATGAATTACTTCTCCAGTATCTCCAGAAAACACAAGCTCTTGTGATGCTTGGAATAATCAATGAAAGGATAATTTTTGAAG TATCCGCTGGGCAACCTTCATTGATTTCTGATGATGCGGATGTTGTTTCTCTAGTTGGAACCAGTAAGGACTTGGCAAAACAGATAAATCAGAAGGAAGTGCATTGGGGG TTGCTTGAAGATTCAGTTGAGGAGCGTATGGAGAAAGCACTCTCAGATTCTGATAGAGCtgaagcagaaagcaaggatgCAGATGCAGAAGATAATAACAAG AAAAAATCCTCAGAAGGTGGAAAGCAGGGTGGTCCTCTTAACAAAAAGCTcaaaaaggataagcttgttggGGCGACAGGGAAAAATACCAAATCCGAAACAAGCATGATTTCTGCGGCACCTCGTGTGAAACCGGAGCTAACCCTTCCAGCGAC GCCTGTTGAAGTTGAACAATCAATTCTTGAGGACCTGCGAAACCGTGCACAATTGAATTACTTGGCATTGCCATCTGTTAGCTTCTACACATTCCTTAATACACATAACGGGTAA